A single region of the Cyanobacteria bacterium FACHB-DQ100 genome encodes:
- a CDS encoding protein kinase: MFVGKTLSNGKYTLDQELGRGGFGVTYRATHHWLAQVVVIKTMNDALRQDQNFANFQRQFQDEAKRLAMCVHPGIVRVNDFFAEEGLPYMVMDYIPGLTLAQVVAHSPLPEATAIAFIQQVGAALTAVHQLGLLHRDVKPQNLILRQGTDQVILIDFGTAREFSPGLTQAHTSMFSEGYAPIEQYLPQAKRTAAIDVYGLAATLYTLVTGQVPIASVLRDRQPLPEPRHLRPDLSPRTNQAILQGMALEPHHRPATVEDWLALLPELKQEAISALPIASVPAPRAPISQVATLAVGSPHSDRTDRTDRVNVHTEPPLPQRHDRSKQPWLWGGIAAIGLAVLSLWATRFSTPSSTPVSPQPTVSPQDEPSISPRQREDIVAPSAPARPKPASTPASQPSAPEASPLVTPEQSPDPLPPEPTPAPEPPTIPSPSASPTTSPSPDLTPDPLPPAVQPIQSEQEDKKERKEQRQDEKREEKGEKPDKK; the protein is encoded by the coding sequence ATATTTGTGGGCAAAACGCTCTCAAACGGCAAATATACCCTCGATCAAGAACTCGGACGGGGAGGGTTTGGCGTGACCTACCGTGCGACTCACCATTGGCTCGCTCAAGTCGTGGTGATTAAAACAATGAATGATGCACTGCGGCAAGACCAGAACTTTGCCAACTTCCAGCGTCAATTCCAAGATGAGGCAAAACGGCTCGCGATGTGCGTTCATCCAGGCATTGTGCGGGTCAACGACTTTTTTGCCGAAGAAGGCTTGCCCTACATGGTGATGGATTATATTCCGGGTCTGACGCTGGCGCAGGTCGTCGCTCATTCGCCCTTGCCCGAAGCGACCGCGATCGCCTTCATCCAGCAAGTGGGAGCAGCGTTAACAGCCGTGCATCAGTTGGGATTACTGCATCGGGACGTGAAGCCACAAAACCTGATTTTGCGTCAGGGAACCGATCAGGTGATTTTGATTGATTTTGGTACAGCGCGGGAATTTTCTCCAGGCTTAACGCAAGCGCACACGAGTATGTTTTCCGAGGGCTATGCGCCGATCGAGCAGTATTTACCCCAAGCCAAACGTACCGCTGCAATCGATGTCTATGGACTGGCGGCAACGCTTTATACTCTCGTCACAGGTCAGGTGCCGATCGCATCAGTTTTGCGCGATCGCCAACCCCTCCCGGAACCGCGACACCTTCGCCCCGATCTGAGTCCGAGAACGAATCAGGCAATTTTACAGGGCATGGCACTTGAACCGCACCACCGACCCGCCACCGTGGAAGACTGGTTAGCCTTGCTGCCAGAACTAAAGCAGGAAGCGATCTCGGCCCTGCCGATCGCATCGGTTCCGGCTCCAAGAGCACCCATTAGCCAAGTTGCTACCCTCGCGGTTGGCTCACCTCATTCTGATCGAACGGATCGAACGGATCGCGTGAACGTTCACACAGAACCGCCGCTCCCCCAACGCCACGATCGATCCAAACAGCCTTGGCTCTGGGGTGGGATTGCTGCGATCGGGCTAGCAGTTCTGAGCCTGTGGGCAACCCGATTCTCAACACCATCCAGCACTCCAGTGTCTCCTCAACCCACTGTGTCACCCCAGGATGAGCCATCGATCAGTCCAAGGCAGCGTGAGGATATCGTTGCACCGTCTGCGCCAGCGCGTCCCAAGCCAGCATCGACTCCAGCCAGCCAACCGTCTGCTCCTGAAGCATCGCCCTTGGTTACACCAGAGCAATCCCCTGATCCCCTACCGCCAGAACCAACGCCCGCGCCAGAACCGCCAACGATCCCATCGCCTTCTGCCAGCCCGACGACTTCGCCGTCTCCAGATCTAACCCCTGACCCGCTACCCCCTGCGGTGCAACCCATTCAATCCGAGCAGGAGGACAAAAAAGAAAGAAAAGAGCAGCGCCAAGACGAGAAACGAGAAGAAAAAGGGGAGAAGCCAGACAAAAAGTAG
- a CDS encoding MarC family protein — translation MFDFQFVSFPADWQALAQHLPIAFIAKAFLTLFVIVDPIGLVPLFITLVEGRSPEEQSRIARRAILVSAGILSTFALTGAFVLRYLDISMEAFQVTAGILLFKIGIDMVFAQRERETKEEEQEAQLREDVSVFPLAIPLIAGPGTLASMLILIKEADSHVLGEVIVLTDAAIVLVIAYALLILAKYLAQALGRTGVNVVTRILGVLLAALAVQYIADGTIALLQTGVIHFLQQYQA, via the coding sequence ATGTTTGATTTTCAATTTGTGTCGTTCCCTGCTGACTGGCAGGCTTTGGCGCAACATCTTCCCATTGCTTTCATCGCAAAAGCCTTTTTAACACTCTTTGTGATCGTCGATCCGATTGGATTAGTTCCTCTGTTTATTACCCTAGTTGAAGGTCGATCGCCGGAGGAACAATCTCGCATTGCTCGACGCGCTATTTTAGTCTCAGCCGGGATTCTCTCAACCTTCGCCCTCACCGGAGCCTTTGTCTTACGCTATCTTGACATCAGCATGGAGGCGTTTCAGGTTACAGCCGGAATTTTGCTCTTCAAGATTGGGATTGATATGGTGTTTGCCCAACGAGAACGGGAAACCAAAGAAGAGGAGCAAGAAGCGCAACTGCGTGAGGATGTGAGTGTCTTTCCGTTGGCAATTCCATTAATTGCAGGTCCTGGTACGCTCGCCAGTATGCTGATTTTGATCAAGGAAGCGGATAGCCATGTGCTGGGAGAAGTAATCGTTTTGACAGATGCTGCGATCGTGCTGGTGATCGCTTACGCATTGTTGATCCTGGCAAAGTATTTAGCTCAAGCCCTGGGTCGAACCGGGGTCAATGTGGTGACTCGGATTTTAGGGGTGTTGCTGGCGGCGCTGGCGGTGCAATACATTGCGGATGGCACGATCGCTTTGTTACAAACGGGCGTGATCCACTTTTTGCAGCAGTACCAAGCTTAG
- a CDS encoding tail fiber domain-containing protein, whose product MKGDFTRSTFQPQKHYSSVRMQQGRLQLDADWNEQVDIQSHLMQTQVRDIIGLSGAPRAVEDPTSPKNFNIEPTADGKDLKIGWGRIYVDGILCELEESITYATQKHYQDALKTDLKNGLEDNKDYLVYLDVWQRHITAIEDPGICEVALNGADTATRTQTIAQVKLHLLKGTGSIDEQWNEFFKSKQDRKPAIQVSTSGTLENNLYRIEIHVPGPVGTATFKWSRNNGTIVSKIGSIEGNIITISRKSAESWQSSQPDQWLEITDEAQELKGKPGTLVRLVQVFDDKLFFGKIAPSDNSNVPLPEFISEKAAKDQKLKVRRWDYTSDTTQPGIPTDSAKPIPLGNEGIQVQFGAEFVYETGDYWLIPTRAAKEIEGVNGGDNVADSSAFRPREGIHHHYCRLAQVHYQDGAFSKVKDLRQKFSPLFACLQTTEGLNLGAAKQLAKLHVQGAEKIEKGRISPGNKPNEVTVTSIDDKESLKKEDLNPGDTIIANGQTTLITKILPDDQSGTLQIEPPIDLGADRQFRYQKPIARFSRLENNEDKTEVIITAQGRVGIGTETPTAKLSVQGQSDQSAIARFLDSTNSTRLIVAADGKVGIGTETPTEALQVRGTIETDNLKLPPQSTFEVGTLKARVVQLQEQLELVNGGALKGQNDRLFASAPLEVTGIVKATEFEGDALQFTQGSTKLSSRATGGLTIDNHVFIEKAGEETATVWVDGQVNTTNLSVTNTSTTGVLVINRSFRFSTGQSIHQISTDGRLQNANDQTLSTQLAIKTYVDASFNRLNTTLNERALLNGSNQVDFSVQNLAVDGILKLLHGADINEFSTDGRLRNTTRAVPTEQAVKTYVDTRLAESLSRLANPSNTDESAETDLTTKTLTIAGNLTTTPATELQPGELARLYVQGSTAQQGNVINIGSTLVRSNAALHVGDTITLAGQSPRLITRAEGSMFSFVPHFETAPTAATLQYNQPIARFANSKGENQLMITADGLVVIGKLDSDRPVQFSTPLLETKLYVNGHIFGNNVRGDIEQLSSRTLKKNITQLSSQEVDQLLEELHPVKFNYIAEADKIRVGFISEDAPDLVASMDKKAINPLDILAILTKAIQDQRQTTLTLSYLCDRQQWKICRLQEQVKMLEQKADKKSWFG is encoded by the coding sequence ATGAAAGGGGATTTTACTCGGTCTACATTTCAACCACAGAAACACTATAGCAGTGTCCGAATGCAGCAAGGACGGTTGCAGTTAGATGCTGACTGGAATGAGCAAGTTGATATTCAAAGTCACTTGATGCAAACTCAAGTGCGGGACATCATTGGGTTAAGTGGGGCACCACGAGCGGTGGAAGACCCCACATCACCTAAAAATTTTAATATCGAACCAACAGCCGATGGCAAAGATCTGAAGATTGGGTGGGGGCGAATTTACGTTGATGGCATTCTTTGTGAATTAGAGGAATCCATCACCTACGCAACGCAAAAGCACTATCAGGACGCACTCAAAACAGATTTAAAGAATGGTTTAGAAGATAACAAAGACTATTTAGTCTATCTCGATGTTTGGCAACGTCACATCACTGCGATCGAAGATCCAGGCATTTGTGAAGTTGCATTGAATGGAGCAGACACGGCAACGCGAACTCAAACGATCGCCCAAGTCAAATTACACTTACTAAAAGGCACAGGTTCCATTGATGAGCAATGGAATGAGTTTTTTAAGTCAAAACAAGATCGCAAGCCAGCGATCCAAGTATCTACAAGCGGTACGCTAGAGAATAATTTATATCGAATTGAAATTCATGTTCCTGGACCCGTTGGAACTGCAACCTTTAAATGGTCACGCAACAATGGAACGATTGTGAGTAAAATCGGGAGCATTGAAGGCAATATTATTACGATTAGTCGGAAAAGTGCTGAGAGTTGGCAATCTTCTCAGCCAGATCAGTGGCTCGAAATTACCGATGAAGCACAAGAATTAAAAGGAAAGCCAGGAACATTAGTTCGCCTAGTACAAGTTTTTGATGATAAGCTGTTTTTTGGCAAAATTGCCCCTTCAGACAACTCCAATGTGCCACTACCAGAATTTATCTCCGAGAAGGCAGCTAAAGACCAGAAGCTCAAAGTTCGTCGTTGGGACTACACCTCTGATACGACTCAGCCTGGCATTCCTACCGATTCAGCAAAACCGATTCCGTTGGGCAACGAGGGTATTCAAGTTCAGTTTGGAGCAGAATTTGTTTACGAGACTGGAGATTACTGGCTAATTCCAACCCGTGCTGCCAAGGAGATTGAAGGGGTGAATGGCGGGGATAATGTGGCTGATTCTTCCGCGTTTAGACCTCGTGAAGGCATTCATCATCATTATTGTCGCCTAGCACAGGTGCATTATCAGGACGGAGCTTTTAGCAAAGTAAAGGACTTACGGCAAAAGTTTTCTCCTTTGTTTGCTTGTTTACAGACGACCGAAGGTTTGAACCTAGGAGCAGCAAAGCAACTTGCAAAACTGCATGTTCAAGGGGCTGAAAAAATCGAAAAGGGCAGGATTTCCCCAGGGAATAAACCCAACGAAGTAACAGTCACAAGCATCGATGACAAAGAAAGTTTGAAGAAAGAGGATTTGAATCCTGGCGACACGATTATTGCTAATGGCCAAACCACGCTGATCACAAAGATTTTACCAGACGATCAGTCTGGAACTTTGCAAATTGAGCCTCCGATCGATCTAGGTGCCGATCGGCAGTTCCGTTATCAAAAGCCGATCGCTCGTTTCTCGCGCTTAGAGAACAATGAAGACAAGACTGAAGTCATCATTACTGCCCAAGGTCGCGTTGGCATCGGAACAGAGACACCAACAGCAAAACTGTCTGTTCAAGGACAATCAGACCAATCTGCGATCGCTCGTTTTCTAGACAGCACAAACTCTACTCGCCTGATTGTGGCGGCTGATGGAAAAGTTGGCATCGGCACAGAGACCCCTACCGAAGCCTTACAAGTGAGAGGCACGATCGAGACAGATAACCTCAAGCTACCGCCACAAAGCACCTTTGAAGTAGGAACGCTGAAAGCAAGAGTTGTTCAACTCCAAGAGCAATTGGAATTGGTGAATGGAGGGGCCTTAAAAGGACAAAACGATCGTCTGTTCGCCTCGGCTCCCCTAGAAGTAACAGGGATAGTCAAAGCAACAGAATTTGAAGGCGATGCACTCCAGTTTACTCAAGGAAGCACCAAGCTAAGTAGCCGTGCCACAGGGGGACTTACGATCGACAATCATGTGTTTATCGAAAAAGCAGGGGAGGAAACGGCAACAGTATGGGTAGATGGTCAAGTCAATACAACAAACTTGAGTGTCACGAATACCAGTACAACTGGTGTCTTAGTGATCAATCGTTCATTTAGATTTAGTACAGGACAGTCCATTCATCAGATTTCTACAGATGGCAGGCTTCAAAATGCCAATGACCAAACGCTCTCTACTCAGCTAGCGATTAAAACTTACGTTGATGCCAGCTTTAACCGATTGAATACAACGCTCAATGAACGAGCACTTCTCAATGGCTCTAATCAAGTTGATTTTAGTGTCCAAAATTTGGCTGTTGATGGCATTCTGAAACTGCTGCATGGTGCCGACATCAATGAATTTTCTACAGATGGAAGGTTACGAAATACAACGAGGGCTGTACCAACGGAACAAGCTGTCAAAACCTATGTTGATACTCGGTTAGCAGAAAGCTTATCTCGTCTTGCTAATCCCTCGAACACTGATGAATCTGCTGAGACAGACCTTACCACTAAAACACTGACGATCGCCGGGAATTTAACCACCACCCCTGCAACTGAACTTCAGCCCGGAGAACTTGCCAGATTGTATGTGCAAGGCTCTACTGCTCAGCAAGGCAATGTGATTAATATTGGTTCCACCCTAGTTCGATCGAATGCTGCTCTGCATGTAGGTGATACGATTACGCTCGCAGGACAATCCCCGCGGCTCATTACTCGTGCTGAGGGTTCTATGTTTTCGTTCGTCCCTCACTTTGAAACAGCTCCAACAGCAGCCACCCTGCAATACAACCAGCCGATCGCACGGTTTGCAAACAGCAAGGGCGAAAACCAATTAATGATTACCGCAGACGGTCTAGTCGTCATTGGCAAACTCGATTCCGATCGTCCAGTTCAGTTCAGTACACCGTTGTTAGAAACAAAACTGTATGTGAATGGACATATCTTTGGCAACAATGTGAGAGGGGACATTGAGCAACTTTCTTCTCGAACGTTGAAAAAGAACATCACTCAACTATCTAGCCAAGAGGTGGATCAACTTCTAGAGGAATTGCATCCAGTTAAGTTTAATTATATAGCGGAGGCAGATAAAATTCGGGTAGGTTTCATTTCTGAAGATGCTCCCGATTTAGTAGCATCAATGGACAAGAAAGCCATTAACCCGCTAGATATCCTGGCAATTCTGACGAAAGCGATTCAAGATCAACGACAGACAACCTTAACATTGTCGTATCTCTGCGATCGCCAGCAATGGAAGATTTGTAGGTTACAAGAACAAGTTAAAATGCTAGAACAGAAAGCAGATAAAAAATCTTGGTTTGGCTAA